The Pseudodesulfovibrio sediminis genome includes the window CCGGTTACGCCGGACCACACATGAGCCGATTATGTGTCACGCCCGGCGAACACCGATAGCATGCGTCCTTCCATGACGAATGGCAACCCTCATGGTCACACAATACCCTGAGAATCTGCGGCAATGCAATGCAAGGGAAAAGGCTTGTCTGCATACACAGACAAGCCGTTCTTTATCGGGCGGAGGGAGCGGGTACATCCGTCTGTGGCAAAACGGGATCGTCTGGCTTGGAGAACCAGCCACGAGCATGCGTGAGAACATCCTCCAATATCATATACATGGCCGGCACCAGCAGCAACGTGATCGCGGTAGCGAACAGGATACCGAACCCAAGGGAGACTGCCATGGGAATGAGGAACTTGGCTTGACGCGAGGTCTCCAGAATCATGGGAGCCAACCCGCTGAAGGTGGTCAGGGTCGTAAGCAGGATGGGCCGGAACCGGGCGGTTCCCGCTTCCAGCAACGCATCGTGGGCGCACATGCCCTTGCGACGCATGATGTTGGTATAGTCGATGAAGACCAGAGAATCGTTCACCACGACACCGGACAGGGCCACGATGCCAAGCAGACTCATGAGTCCGATAGAGTAGCCCATGAAGACATGCCCCAAAACCGCGCCCACTGCGCCAAAGGGAATGCACGCCATGATGATCAGCGGCTGCACATAGCTCTTGAAGGGAATGGCGAGCAAGCCGTAAATACCCAGCATTGCCAGGAGTAACCCCGATATCATGCTGGCAGTGGACTCACTCATGTCCGCCTGCATGCCCTGCATGGAGCAGGACAGGCCGGGGTACTTCTGAACGAGTTCCGGTATGGCTTCCGACAACACGCTCTGCATGACCTGCGTGGCCTGATCACGGGGCGTCACATCCGCAGTCACGGACAAAACCCGACGACCGTCACAACGCTTGATAACCGTATAGGCGCGGCCTCGCTTGACGTTCACGACATCACGCAACAGGACTTCCTGGTCGCCCGGTGTCATGATCATGAGTTCATCAAGATTATACTCGGAAACACGCTCGTTTTCCGGGCGGCGAACAACCACTTTGACTTCATTGCGCCCACGCTGCTGCCGCAGGACCTCGGTGCCATAATAGGCAGCCCGAACCTGGCTGGCGACATCCTGCGCTGTCAGCCCAAGGCTCAAACCAGCCGGTGTAATGGTGAAATCAAGCTGTTGCTTGCCGGGTGAAAACCCATCGTCCACATCAGACACTCGCGGATAATCGCCCAGTATCTTGGCCAGATCATGCGCCGCAGACTCCAGGGTGGTGACATCGGAATGACTCAACTCGAACTCAAGCGCATCACCGGCACCGGGACCGCCCTTGTCCGAGGCAAAGGAGACGGCTTCCAGACCGGGCACCTCGCCCACTTCCCGTCGCCATTCCTGTACGAATTCATCCGTGGAAATGGGCCGAACATCACTCGGAGTGAGATAGACCTTGATCTTGACCACATGGCTGCCGGAGATATCCCGACCGGCGCCACCGATCTTCGTGTCCACACCTTCAACCAGCATGTCACCGCCATTGGCTTCCATGACCCGTGTGGCCGCCGCCAGAAAATGGTCTCGCACGGCCTTAGTTCTGCTGACGGCAGAGCCGTAGGGCAGCTCGACTTGCGCGTAGGCGTAATCGGACTCCACCTTGGGCATCATGGTAAACCCGAGCCGGCCGCTCAAGACATAGGCACAGGTGAGGGCCAACAGCCCCACTCCGATGGAAATCGTGAGATATCGCCAGGTGACACAGGCATCAAGGATCGGGCGGTACACACGCTGGATAAAGCGGAGCAACCCCTTTGCCACACGCTGCTGATAGTGCGCAACCCAGTCCATGATACGACTCTGCCGCCCTTCTTTCATATGCCCCAGATGGGCAGGCAGCACGAACAGACTCTCCACCAATGAAATGGCGAACACGCTGATGACCACCACGGGGATGGACCAGAACATCTTACCCATGACACCCGGAATGAATAACAGCGGCATAAAGGCCACCACATTGGTGAGCACGCTGAAAATGACGGGCATGGCAATGCTTCGTGCCCCTTCAATGGCCGCCTGGAGTGGCGGCATACCCTGTTCTCGCATGGTGAACACGTTCTCGCCCACCACAATGGCGTCATCAACCACGATACCCAGTGCAATGAGAAAGGCGAACATGGTGATCATGTTGATGCTCACACCCAACAGGGGCAGAATCAGGAAACATCCGAGAAAGGAAATGGGAATACCCATGGCAACCCAGAAGGCGAGCCTGGGGTCGAGGAACAGGGCCAGAAAAATGAATACCAGCGCCAACCCCATGTACCCGTTGCTCAAGAGGAGATCCATGCGCTGACCGTAGACCTCGGACATGTCATTCAAGACCTTGACCGAAACGCTTGAAGGCAACTGTTGCTGGAACGAAGCAAGGGTTTTCTTTACGGAATCAGAGACGGAAATAGGCGTCTGATCTCCAACGCGATAGACATCCACACGAATGGCCGGTTGCCCATTGTATGTGGTGACAATATCATCGTCCTTGAATCCATCGGTAATCGTGGCGATATCTTCGAGCAGCACCTGTGTGCCGTCACTCCCCGTCACAACAGGGATGCGGGCGAAGTCGCGCCCGTAATCACGGCGCTCCTTCATGCGCACGAGAATCTCACCGGACTCCGCCTTGATGCCGCCGCCGGGCATATCAATGGAGGCTTCTTCAAGTATGTCGGCCACACCCTGCAGGGTCAGGTTGTACGTACGCAGTTTTTCCTGTGATATTTCGATGGAAATCTGCAGATCACTGACCTCGCTGAGTTCCGCCTGCGTCACCCCGGAAGCGGCGATGATCTGCGAGCGCAACTGCTCGGCCAGTTCACGCAGAGTCACCCCCGACTCATTGCCCCAGAGCATGATCGAGAGCACCTGACGCTGATGGGAGACCTCGGAAATGACCGGGTCCTCGGCTTCTTCGGGAAAGGAGGTGATCCCGTCCACCTCGGTCTTGATGTCCTGGGTGAGCTTTTGCAGGTCTGCCCCTTCGAGCGCCTCGACAGTGATACTTCCACTTCCTTCGGAGGCAGAAGACGTGACCTCTTTCACCCCGTCCAATCCCTGTACGGCCTGTTCAACAGCGAGAACAATCCCCTGCTCCACCTCTTCCGGGCTTGCGCCGGGATAGGATATGGACACGGAGACCGTGTCTTCCGAGAACTCGGGGAAGACTTCCTGCTTGATCTGAAAAGCGAATATCAGTCCGCCCACCAACAGCAGGACCATCAGAAGGTTGGCGGCAACCGAGTTGCCCGCCATCCACGCTATGGGGCCTTTCGGTGTTCTGTATGATGCAGTACTCATTGAGCACCTCCATTCGTGACTTCACCGACGACTCCCGCCACTCCCTGCGCGCCTTCGGATGCGGACGCAGTGGAAGCCGAACGGAGCTTCATACCCTGTACAGGCGCGGACACTGTCGACGTTACAAGGGTTTCACCATCTGCCAGGCCATCGGCCAGAACGATGACCTCGTTCTCACGCCAGACCGAATTCACGGTACGGATATCCAATGTTCCGTCGCTACCGAGAATCCATACGCTCCCGTTCTCATGATAGGCGGAACGGGGGATGGTATAGACATTGTTCAGGGTGCCACCGTCAATCTGAACCGTGACATAGCTGTCAAGGAGCAACGGTTTGACATCGACACGCCCTTCAAGATTCAAGGGGTCCTTGACCGAGATAATCACGCGAGCCATGCGCCCTTCACTTTCAAGCGACGGCAACAGACGAACGACACGCCCTTCACGAACGGTCTTCCGCGTCCCGCTGCCACTGATGATGCGGGCAACAGATCCTTCCGCCTTGTCATTGACCGGAATGGAAATCCAATCCAGACGATCCACCGGAACCGAAGCCTCAACCCAGAATTCATCCGTGCCGACCAGCGTGGCCAATGTTTCCTGCTCTGACACGGCAGCCCCGACATCCGTGGACTTTGTCTCCACGGTAGAGGCAAACGGAGCGGTGATACGAGTGCGCTTCAAATTCAGTCTGGCCTGTTCAAGCGTGGCCATGGCCGCCTTCAGGTCAGCCTTGGCCTTTTCCAGATGAGGCTTGCGCAGAGCGAGTTCGGAGTCGGCCTCCGTCCCATTGGACGATCCCTTGAGCAGATTCCATTCGCGAGCAGAGACTTTCTGATACCCCTGCTCCAGCTTGAGGTCGTATTCCGCCGTGGTCACGTCGGCCTTGACCTCGCTCAGCGCCAATTCATAGTCCTCGGGATTGATGCGGAGGATTTCTTCGCCTTGAGCAAAGAATCCGCCCGGAACAAAGTTGGGACTGACGGTCTGCACTTCACCGGAGACCCTCGATTCCAACGAGATCTCACGGGCGGCGGTCACCGTACCCATGACCGGAACCCACACCTGATGATCACCCATGGAAATGCGCTGTGTATCCACCGTGGGATGAATGACGGCCTGCGGCCTTTTCCTGGCCTTGGGGGCGGTCGCCACCGTGGCGTATGCCCCTGCTGACGCCAGTATGATGATCACGACCGGCAGTATGATCTTGAAATTGAACAAGGCTCCTGCCCTGGTAAACAGAGTATTCATGTTATCCCTCGTTACTTGTGGGTGTGTCGGATGATGGTGTGTCGGCCACGGGAGGTTCCATGGAATCAGCCCACGTGCCGCCCAGAGCGCGGTGCAATGCCACGCGATACAGGAGCAGGTTGGTTTGCTCTTCGGCCATTGAAATTTCCAGTTCCTGTACGGAGAGCAGGGCGCTCAACACGGGCAGATAATCATCCAGTCCCTGTATATAGCGGCTGATAGCTTCGGACAGGCTGGTACGGGCCGCATCGAGTTGCAGGTTTCGGTCGTCCACATACTTCCTCTGCCACTTCTCCTGAACCAGCGCGTCTTCCACTTCCTTGAACGCGGTGTAGACCGTCTCCTTGTAGACAGACAGCCTCTCGTCAACGACACCACGCGCCTTTTCAACCTCGGCCTCGCGATACCCGCCATCAAATATGGGACCGACAATGGACGCGGCCAGGCCAAGCGCCCAGTTATTGAACACCGTAGCCAATTGGGTACCGGAATACGCACCGGTTCCGGTCAGGCTCAGGGAAGGCAGACGATCGGCCCTGGCGGCAGAGACCAGCCAGTCCGCCGAAGACAGATTCATACCAGCCGCGCGGATGTCCGGTCGGTTGGCGAGCAGATCGGCAGGCAGACCCAGACCAGGGAGTTCGCCCAGTTCGGGAAGCTCGGCGTCGCTGACCTCGATACTTCCTACAGGTTGTCCCATGAGCAGGGCCAGCTCATGCATGAGCAGTTGCTCCTCGGACTCGATGGGGGGCAGCAGCGCGGTCACCTGCGCCAGATTCTGCCGCTGCTGGTACACGTCCAATGCCGTTGATATGGAATTGCGAAATCGCAGTTCGATCAGCTCAAGATACGTCTTGTTGGCCTTGATCTGCTCCTGCACGATGCGCTTTTTCTTGCGCTGTGTCTGAATCTCCAGCCAATGCTCCACGACCTCGCCGGCCACTGTCATGGCAACGGTATGCAGGTCCTCCCGACTGGCAAGATAATCAAGGTCCCCTGAATTGGCATTGGCCTGAATACGGCCCCACAGGTCCACTTCATACCCGGCACTCAATCCGATGGAATGGTTTTCCGTCCGGGTTGTTTTCCTGGCGTCGCCGTCATGCTCCCGTGTGTGGGAGTAGTCGCCAGTCATATCCAGGGTCGGATATTTGTCCGCGCTCGCCTGTGTGGCGGATGCGCCCAGTTGCCGGAGGGTGGACCATGCCTGCTCAATATCGAAATTGGCGGCCAGGGCCTTCTCCACCATGGAATTGAGTTCCGCGTTGCCGAAATCCTTCCACCATTTCCCCGGATCAGGTTCGTCATCCGAATACATGGTAAAGGCGACCGGAAGCGGCGCCATCGGTTCAACCCTCGGTGTGGGTTTGAAGGGGGAGCAGCCACTCATGATGGTAATCAGGCATACCACCGTAACCGCAACCCGCCAGGGGGAATGTATATGAATCGTTTTCACTCTGTGCTCCACTCGTTTTTTGTATGGGTATGGTATAAAGAAAAGATGTCGTGAGAGTGTTTGGGGCATGATAAAAAATGTTATAAAATGTAAAAATCCGGTTGCGAGTCTTTTCTTCTCAACCCTTTTGTGAGTACGAAAACACCATGGAAACAACTGGTCCCATCCTGCTCATAGACGACGATGCGATGCTCCGGGAACTCGTGGTGGAATACCTTGAGGAATACGGCTTTACCGTCCACACCCTGCCCAACGGTCTGAAGGCGGTGGAAACGATACAGTCGATATCTCCCAGCACGGTTATTCTGGATGTCATGATGCCCGGCAAGGACGGCCTGGAAGTCCTCCGCGAAATCCGCACGGTCTCGACCGTTCCCGTGATCATGCTCACGGCCAAGGGCGAAGACACCGACCGCATTGTCGGTCTGGAACTCGGAGCGGACGACTATATGGCAAAGCCCTTTAATCCTCGCGAGTTGCTGGCGCGTATCAAGGCCGTGCTCAGACGATTTGAAACCGCCATGCACGAAGGAACCGGCAAAGCCGATTCCACAACCCTCTCCGCGGGCGGGCTGACCCTCAATATACCCAAACAGACACTGCTGGTGGATGACACCGAACTGGAACTGGCCCCCACTGAATTTCGTCTTCTCAAGGTGCTGATGTCCAACGTGGACAAGGCACTGACGCGCGACAACCTCATGGACTTGGTATGGGACAAGGATTTTTCCGCCTATGACCGCAGCATAGACGTGCACATCAGCAAGCTGCGCTCTCAGCTCAAGCTGTTTGAAAAACACGCCAAGCGGATCAAGACCGTCTGGGGAACCGGCTATATGTTCGTAGGTGAAGCATGAAGATAGGCGGCCTCTATTTTCGCATGCTACTGGCCTTCGTGGTGGTCCAACTGATAGCCATACTCACCATGTTCACCCTGGTCCACATAGGCAAGATTCGCCCGCCGTTCACCCAGAATGCAAAGGAACGGACCTATGCTGCCAAACGTCTGGTCGAGCATGAACTCGCCGGAGCCAAAGCGATCTCCCCCGACCTGAAAAGTACATTGAATTCCATGCTGCAAACGTTCGCCAGCGCTTTTCAGGGAAAGATATGGGTGACGAATCAATACGGAGACATCGTCAGCAGTTCCTTTCAAGGTCCTGTCCCCCTCACCGGGAATGAGACCATCGATGTGCAAGAAAAGACCTCCGATGGGGACACGCTCTACCTGATGGAACGCAACAACCACAAGAACATGTACCTTGTGGGAGCCATCCCGTTTCACAACGACACCCTGACCATCCATGTGCTGCATCAATGGAAGATGCACCGGGAAAAAGTCTGGTTTATGGAAGGGTTGCTGCTCATGTCCTTCATTGCGGCCCTGCTGCTCATCCCTGTCTCGCGAAAACTGGCACGCCCGCTCAATGCTTTGACGGATTCCGCCGAGCAGGTGGCGCGCGGCGATTTTTCCCCACGCGTCAACGTCACCGGATCAGGCGAAATATCCGTGCTCGCCAACGCATTCAATCACATGGCCGAAAATCTGGAAAGAATCGTCCAGGGAAGCCAGGAGCTCACAGCCAACCTTTCCCACGAACTCCGCAGTCCGCTTGCACGTATTCGTATTTCCCAGCAGATAATCATGGAACGGCTGGAATCGGGCAGAACCGACGGCACCCGTAAGCATGTGGAAAAGATGGAACGGGAGATCGACCATATGGATGGTTTGATCGACAAGATTCTCAAGCTCTCCAAGCTCGACATGCAGGAAACACCGCCCCATGACGACGTGGTGACCGTCAAAGACCTGATCGCCAAAACGGTCAACCGCCATCAGCCGCTCATAGATGACAAATCCATGCACGTGGTCCAGTCACACGCGGACGTCCCCCCGCTGCACTGTAACCGAGACAGCCTGCAGATTGCCCTCGACAATGTGCTGGTAAACGCCATCAAGTACAGCGCAGACAAGAGCACCATCACCGTCTCAACCGAGTTCGACGGGGAGGAAACAATCATCCGCGTGACCAATCCGTATCCCCCGCTGTCACCGGAAGAACGCGAGGCGATCTTCATCCCCTTCAAACGACTGGGCTATGACGAGCAGGACGGCAACGGTCTGGGGCTGGCTTTTGCCAAAAAGATCATCACGGAACATGGTGGAAGCATGCATGCAACCAGCCAGAACGACACGTTCTGCATGACCCTGCGCCTCAAGGCCTAGCCATCGACGCAATCTGCTCCAGCAGCCACCGCGTCCACAAGGCGTGCCCTTTGGCCGAGTAGTTGTCTGACAAGGGGTTCATGAAACCGTGGCCATAGGGAACCACATGGCAGGCGGTCTCGGGCAGGTCCTGAAGGACCTCGACCACACCTCCGACATCAAAATGCGCTTCATGACAAGGAAAAATCAATGTTACCGGAATATGAGGAATGCGCTGCATCATTGTGCGGATTGACGAGCCATAAAACCCGATGGCACCGACTGCCGGGCCGACCTTCGCTTCAGTAACCGCTGACCAGACCGCGCCAGCCCCTGCACTGAAACCCACCAGGCATACCGGGCCTGCTGCCCGCTCAAGCGCCTGCGCAACCCGCCGGGCATATTCGCCGTGACCACAGACCTCCTGATACCGGCTATACGCCTCTTCCTCACTGACAAAAGCAGGGTCGCTCCCCGCATACGGATCAATCACAGTGACCGTATGAGAACAGCGCTCCAATACGCGCACCATCTCATCCACGTGTGACGTCCGTCCCCATATCTCCGTAGCAAGAAGAATCTGCATAGCTGTCGGCTCAGACTCGACTCAGTCGAGTAGACGTGAAAGCCCCTAGTTGGAGGGTTGAATCAGGCGCATTCTTTCCGCGGCCCATGCCACGGCCTCGCGCGGTGAGACCCCTTCGTACAGCGTAGCGTTAAGCATGTCACCAATTACTCCCTCGGCTGATATCTGAGTCGCCTGCGGCATGAGCTGTCCATCGGAAAAACAAAAACATTTCAGCGAATCAAATCCCAACAGGATACTCTCCACCCGCTGTCTGGAGTAGTTTTGAAAAACCCCTTGAGGATCTCTGAAAAAGGTTTCGTGCATGGCGATATCTCGAAGCACCGGCATCATCCCGCCCGGGACCATGTGAAGCCACGAAATATAGGCGTCCTTTGTAAACAGAAATTTGACAAAACGCTCGGTCGCTTCTTCCCGCACGGCATCACCGGTTTTCATGAGTCCAAGGGCGTGAAGCACGCCGAAACTCGCCTTTTCCGTTCCTGTAATCGTTGAAACAAAGCCTGTGTTGGACGAAAGCTGATAATCGAAAGGCGCCCCTTTCAGCTCCTTGAAGTGTTCACCTGTCAGGGAGTCCCCGGCAATGGCGGGAATGGCCAGATCATCCATGATGAATGTCGAATAGAACATCATCGCCATTTTTCCCTGAAGATAATAATCCCTTCCCCGCCACGTCTGATGTCCCGGCGGAGTATATCTGGCCAGCTCGTTATAAAACGCCACCGTTTTCACAGTCTGTGGCGAATCGAAAACAACCGTCCCATCCCGTGTCACCTCTTTCACTCCCGCTGAAAGTGCGAGGTGGGTAAAGACCTGCTCGGCATACGCGTCGCCTTTTGTGCCGATCAAAATGCCATAGCGGCCCTGCTGCGGATCATGAAAGGCCCTGGCGGCCTTCAAAATATTTTCCCAGGTATCGGG containing:
- a CDS encoding efflux RND transporter periplasmic adaptor subunit produces the protein MNTLFTRAGALFNFKIILPVVIIILASAGAYATVATAPKARKRPQAVIHPTVDTQRISMGDHQVWVPVMGTVTAAREISLESRVSGEVQTVSPNFVPGGFFAQGEEILRINPEDYELALSEVKADVTTAEYDLKLEQGYQKVSAREWNLLKGSSNGTEADSELALRKPHLEKAKADLKAAMATLEQARLNLKRTRITAPFASTVETKSTDVGAAVSEQETLATLVGTDEFWVEASVPVDRLDWISIPVNDKAEGSVARIISGSGTRKTVREGRVVRLLPSLESEGRMARVIISVKDPLNLEGRVDVKPLLLDSYVTVQIDGGTLNNVYTIPRSAYHENGSVWILGSDGTLDIRTVNSVWRENEVIVLADGLADGETLVTSTVSAPVQGMKLRSASTASASEGAQGVAGVVGEVTNGGAQ
- a CDS encoding efflux RND transporter permease subunit; the protein is MSTASYRTPKGPIAWMAGNSVAANLLMVLLLVGGLIFAFQIKQEVFPEFSEDTVSVSISYPGASPEEVEQGIVLAVEQAVQGLDGVKEVTSSASEGSGSITVEALEGADLQKLTQDIKTEVDGITSFPEEAEDPVISEVSHQRQVLSIMLWGNESGVTLRELAEQLRSQIIAASGVTQAELSEVSDLQISIEISQEKLRTYNLTLQGVADILEEASIDMPGGGIKAESGEILVRMKERRDYGRDFARIPVVTGSDGTQVLLEDIATITDGFKDDDIVTTYNGQPAIRVDVYRVGDQTPISVSDSVKKTLASFQQQLPSSVSVKVLNDMSEVYGQRMDLLLSNGYMGLALVFIFLALFLDPRLAFWVAMGIPISFLGCFLILPLLGVSINMITMFAFLIALGIVVDDAIVVGENVFTMREQGMPPLQAAIEGARSIAMPVIFSVLTNVVAFMPLLFIPGVMGKMFWSIPVVVISVFAISLVESLFVLPAHLGHMKEGRQSRIMDWVAHYQQRVAKGLLRFIQRVYRPILDACVTWRYLTISIGVGLLALTCAYVLSGRLGFTMMPKVESDYAYAQVELPYGSAVSRTKAVRDHFLAAATRVMEANGGDMLVEGVDTKIGGAGRDISGSHVVKIKVYLTPSDVRPISTDEFVQEWRREVGEVPGLEAVSFASDKGGPGAGDALEFELSHSDVTTLESAAHDLAKILGDYPRVSDVDDGFSPGKQQLDFTITPAGLSLGLTAQDVASQVRAAYYGTEVLRQQRGRNEVKVVVRRPENERVSEYNLDELMIMTPGDQEVLLRDVVNVKRGRAYTVIKRCDGRRVLSVTADVTPRDQATQVMQSVLSEAIPELVQKYPGLSCSMQGMQADMSESTASMISGLLLAMLGIYGLLAIPFKSYVQPLIIMACIPFGAVGAVLGHVFMGYSIGLMSLLGIVALSGVVVNDSLVFIDYTNIMRRKGMCAHDALLEAGTARFRPILLTTLTTFSGLAPMILETSRQAKFLIPMAVSLGFGILFATAITLLLVPAMYMILEDVLTHARGWFSKPDDPVLPQTDVPAPSAR
- a CDS encoding HAMP domain-containing sensor histidine kinase, with product MKIGGLYFRMLLAFVVVQLIAILTMFTLVHIGKIRPPFTQNAKERTYAAKRLVEHELAGAKAISPDLKSTLNSMLQTFASAFQGKIWVTNQYGDIVSSSFQGPVPLTGNETIDVQEKTSDGDTLYLMERNNHKNMYLVGAIPFHNDTLTIHVLHQWKMHREKVWFMEGLLLMSFIAALLLIPVSRKLARPLNALTDSAEQVARGDFSPRVNVTGSGEISVLANAFNHMAENLERIVQGSQELTANLSHELRSPLARIRISQQIIMERLESGRTDGTRKHVEKMEREIDHMDGLIDKILKLSKLDMQETPPHDDVVTVKDLIAKTVNRHQPLIDDKSMHVVQSHADVPPLHCNRDSLQIALDNVLVNAIKYSADKSTITVSTEFDGEETIIRVTNPYPPLSPEEREAIFIPFKRLGYDEQDGNGLGLAFAKKIITEHGGSMHATSQNDTFCMTLRLKA
- a CDS encoding response regulator, which encodes METTGPILLIDDDAMLRELVVEYLEEYGFTVHTLPNGLKAVETIQSISPSTVILDVMMPGKDGLEVLREIRTVSTVPVIMLTAKGEDTDRIVGLELGADDYMAKPFNPRELLARIKAVLRRFETAMHEGTGKADSTTLSAGGLTLNIPKQTLLVDDTELELAPTEFRLLKVLMSNVDKALTRDNLMDLVWDKDFSAYDRSIDVHISKLRSQLKLFEKHAKRIKTVWGTGYMFVGEA
- a CDS encoding efflux transporter outer membrane subunit, with protein sequence MSGCSPFKPTPRVEPMAPLPVAFTMYSDDEPDPGKWWKDFGNAELNSMVEKALAANFDIEQAWSTLRQLGASATQASADKYPTLDMTGDYSHTREHDGDARKTTRTENHSIGLSAGYEVDLWGRIQANANSGDLDYLASREDLHTVAMTVAGEVVEHWLEIQTQRKKKRIVQEQIKANKTYLELIELRFRNSISTALDVYQQRQNLAQVTALLPPIESEEQLLMHELALLMGQPVGSIEVSDAELPELGELPGLGLPADLLANRPDIRAAGMNLSSADWLVSAARADRLPSLSLTGTGAYSGTQLATVFNNWALGLAASIVGPIFDGGYREAEVEKARGVVDERLSVYKETVYTAFKEVEDALVQEKWQRKYVDDRNLQLDAARTSLSEAISRYIQGLDDYLPVLSALLSVQELEISMAEEQTNLLLYRVALHRALGGTWADSMEPPVADTPSSDTPTSNEG
- a CDS encoding ABC transporter substrate-binding protein: MSQPKTLIRWKTLLVCLVLLIPIPSVAATSITFWTTETSQDRQAVVRYLADVFMIFNPDIIVKIRGVGENSMAEELARVRNSDSCPDLVGCASNLVVALSNQGWVNCPGAEKCIDSIGSGRFYAGTLRRLQLADGEHCGVPFNGWVQGIWYRKDWFEKRGLAPPDTWENILKAARAFHDPQQGRYGILIGTKGDAYAEQVFTHLALSAGVKEVTRDGTVVFDSPQTVKTVAFYNELARYTPPGHQTWRGRDYYLQGKMAMMFYSTFIMDDLAIPAIAGDSLTGEHFKELKGAPFDYQLSSNTGFVSTITGTEKASFGVLHALGLMKTGDAVREEATERFVKFLFTKDAYISWLHMVPGGMMPVLRDIAMHETFFRDPQGVFQNYSRQRVESILLGFDSLKCFCFSDGQLMPQATQISAEGVIGDMLNATLYEGVSPREAVAWAAERMRLIQPSN
- a CDS encoding dienelactone hydrolase family protein gives rise to the protein MQILLATEIWGRTSHVDEMVRVLERCSHTVTVIDPYAGSDPAFVSEEEAYSRYQEVCGHGEYARRVAQALERAAGPVCLVGFSAGAGAVWSAVTEAKVGPAVGAIGFYGSSIRTMMQRIPHIPVTLIFPCHEAHFDVGGVVEVLQDLPETACHVVPYGHGFMNPLSDNYSAKGHALWTRWLLEQIASMARP